The Bombus affinis isolate iyBomAffi1 chromosome 15, iyBomAffi1.2, whole genome shotgun sequence DNA segment TTGCATTAATGTTTCAGATTATTGGAATTGTCCTCTGGAGAAGAAAATCTCTATAACAATAAGTAACGAATTATGTAGTGGTAATGCTTCAGGTGTCAATAACAGAGTATCCCATTTGATTTCATATTCTAATGTGTAGCATCTAGTATGTCGAGGTAATAAAAAAGACTAtacaataaaagatataaaagaaCATAATTCTCTCCTTTGAAAATTGGTCTAtgttgaaattaaattatagtTGTTCAGTTATATGTTATCTAATATTATCTTGTAAAATTTGTTACTCAAACAAAAACTTAAAATGCAAAAAATTAactttgaattaaaatttctgCAATCTGTTTTCTTCCCATTAACATTTTAAGAAGCTTTATTAATATGTACACACAATCTTTTATCTAACATGGTAGCTGTATCGTGTATTGCTGTGTATATTATCCTACAATTACCTGTCAATTATAATATTCTCCGataaaaaataaagattaaTTGATTTTAATGAAATCAATTGGTGTTGGTTGATTTGTTTTTAAAATCACTTACTCCGCCAATTCGTGTCGAAGTGCCGATGAATTTGACGTGACAACAGCAACTAGATGGAAACCGAAAATGCTGATAGGCAACCGAACCATCGTCTTCTAGGCCTAGAAGTTGATTATAAACGAACTTTTGTTTACATGTGGTTTCGTAACCCATTGGTATGCCATACTTTATGCTGCAGCGTTGGCCTTCGTTACTATAAAAAAGAAATGGTTTAAAGATCATTTTTAAAGTGCAAGCATTTTTCCCTAATTATCGATTTATTTTGTGATGAAAGCTCCAGTCAGTAACTAAAGTCTACTGAAACCTATATCAATTTTACGAATTTAGTTAACATTTTTAACAACTTTGAACTTTATCAATGTTAAGAAGAATGCAAATGTTTACGGTGGACTTAtaagatattattataatattaaatctattttacttataattttatgcaaatataaCAAGTGTATGCACTCTTTTCAAAcattgtattttttattctttttactttttcttaatcttaagttaaattgttttacaattttagTGTTAAAAGTATTAACATTCGTGACTGATTGTATGTTTTGCATGAGAAGCTTTAATACATTGAATTTCATAGCATTCTTGTATCGATAAAAATAACTTGATTTGGTTCAAGACACTTTTATCCTTCGCGTACTCTCTGAAaaagtatagttatagtataatagtgagaataaaataaaacatatataGACATCTTTTCTATGTTTAATcttataaaattattgaaattgtaataagtAATCAATCAAATTCTGACATAATCTTAAAGTCTTTATCCTCGGGGATACGCATATCTCAGATTGAGGACCACTGATCTAGGGTATTCAATAATGAAATTGACAAAAATAAGATTTTCAATAATTATGTATTCCCATTATTGTTGTCTATGCCGTTCAATCTGTTATAATATTCTACTTCCTATATACGTAGTAGTAgtaaaatacatattattatatgaaGCTGTCAGCATTTTGTGGCGTGAAAGAAATAGAGTGAAAAGGGGTTAGTGAAACATTTCTTTCATCTAGGCAACAAAATATATACCTACATGCATTTTTCTATGCGTACTCCCTGTTTTAATTCTTCGTTGTTAAGAATATACTTCCACTCGTTGTTCATATTTTCCGCCGTTTTTGGAAGGACGACATGCTCctgaaattattttgaaattattgtGTTATGGAAGATACAGATAGAAATCGAATACTAAATTATACTTACAGATGATGCACAGAACGATTCTGTCTCAACAGAATCTTCTCCTAGCCTGGGTTTGAGCATATCTATCTGAAAGCAAAAATAATTTATAGGATTTAAGAAAAAGATAAGATAAAAGTGTTAGAAAAAGACAAATTAGTATCGGAAAAAAATTGAAGAACATGATaaatcatatttattatatttattttacagcAAAGCAGCtttaaaattcaattaattatCAGTCAATCTCCTATTATTAAAACTCTCTCTATATTTTTTGTGGGtttacatatttcttttttttaaatccaTTTTAAAGTTTgcaaaatattagaattttttaatttctattcatAATGTTGAAACATTATTTGTTTTGACATAATAGTTATACTTTTGGTTTCTATACAGCTTCGTCAACCTAACAGCTATTTAAAAGAAACTAACATCTTTGAAATTAACAGATCATTTTCATTTCCAGTTATGTCATATTAATATTCTCCTGTTTTATCGTAAGATAAcattaaaatcagaaaatcgacAAATATGTACTTATCATGTCTTTTTCCTATAATCTTCGATTAGAAAATGAAAAtacttttacaaaaatggatacCAACCATGTCAACAGAAGTATAATTTACAAGATGTGGATTTCTGGCAATGATATCTTTCACCAAATTCGTAGGATAATTCGGAACATCTTCACAGTAGCTCTGTCCTTTACAAGAAGGTATTACTGATCCCACCCTCGGTTGTATCGATGCGGCATGATCATCAGGAAATGCGATGTTACCATTTTCTAATATTgttgaagaaaaaagaagggaaaacgTTAAATAAAGTATTGATGTTCTTCCCtaactaaaaataaaaaaggaaaaatatctttaattttGTTAAGAAACAAACTAGCTGTGTTCATCTTCGTCAAAGATCTGGTTTCTTCCATTGCATTGTTTTGATTTAGAGGCCACTTCCAATTTCCTAATGAAGAGGCGCGGGGTTCCTCATACGATCGACGAGAATCGCTGTGGGCACTGTTGAAGACCTTTCAAAAGATGAGATACATTAAGTTTGTAATGTTTCTGACTCTACGAATTCCCAGAAAACCTGATTTCCTTTTTTGAGAAACACTTTTTTCCTACaatatacttatatttatatttatatgcatagtttcaaatattttcagcgacaaaagaaaatttaaaaaagaataatttattGTTTCTTAATTCCTTAGAAATTTTCATTCATATTGATTAATcattaaaacttaaaaattgaatgaTTCAAATTGTACTTTGAAATTTATTGAAACTTCTGTGTGCTAAAACTGTAGAGACGGTCGCTAGTTCAAGTCGTAAAAGTAGTTTGCCAAATCAATATATTGTTTCAATCAACAGCTTTGTAATCTAACTATCCAATTCAGTCGGCTTATCACGATTATTTGGTTCGAATGTCGAAAATTTTTTATAGTTAAGGTTTAGAACAGAAATATATTCACGCTAACAGTgttttttttcgtattttcttCAAACTTAAAAAATTTGGTCAATAACAGAGAGACATTATTCCACTACTAATAGACACTAGTTCAGAATGATTCAATGAATGCAACAACAAAAAAATTAGAAGCTATCACGAAAAGTATTACTAAGATCCAATCTAAACTATCAGAGCGAGAGATTCGTAAATTTCAGGACCCAATTCTTTTAGCCTTTgaaaaacattattttttattaattattcattgTAGAAACACATTTTTTCTAATGGTCGAGGACATTAAAATTCATAAGTTTTTTTATCCAAAACAAATATCATTCAATGAGACCTTCCAGAACcaacataaaattatttttttaattaattattaataataaaaacatctttctgattttataaaaaaatttgtgTTAAGAAGTATAACGAAGGTATGAAAACACATATATATGTTAACTAATAActttgtataaagttattgtaAGTAGTTCGTAACCTAACCCCAATTTATTAAGGTTTTTTTCATGTTACTTACCAACAACAAGACAATTGCAACATTAAATACGGAAACTATGGTGTGATGTTCCTTCATCTTACACTGTCAAAaagcttttctctttttccgaaatgatttctttttccttttttttcctaaAATACAATACTTTAATTTTAACGAGAGTTTGATTTCGCTCGACAACTTTGTGTATTAttcgatatacgtatatatgtttGCGTGTCCAATGATGATACACACTGCACTTGATACTCCCCGAATTAACGGCTGGAAGTTCGGATAACTGCCAACGACACTAAAATGAACTTGTGCTCGCCGTAACAAGTTGTTTCTGTTCGGTCTAATCATTCAACCAGACTCTAGTGTAAGCAATATCTGATAATCAAGTGTCGAGTAACGAAACCAGTAGCACGTTCAGCTTTTTGATTACTGTTGGCTATCAAAGTTTATAGTGTAGTCTGTACTAAAAGCATCAGATCCAATCATAGAGCTTATACTAATGGAGGGGCTTGCTTATGGCAAGCATAGACAAATCAGTACCAGGAGAATCAACAGGGAGGTAGATATGTTGTCGTAACTGCGCCCTTCTCTCTCCCACTCCGAGTTTTTCTCTTGTGAAAATAAGATACACAATAATATCttctatatattatagtattatattaataatatataataatacctcttatatattaaataacaaaGCGTATCAAATACGGAAACCTCCGATAATTGACAAAAAAGAATCTCTGGATAATTGCATCATCGTTATCCCCACCACTGGGAGGAGATTCCCCTCGACGCATCATGGAGCTCGACTGGCCATCACGGTCGATTACTGTAATATGATCCAACGCCAGATATCGCTAAGacaatttatgtaaataataattcaaaagtgaaacttttttatttttgacgttttttaaattaaacttcTACTAAGGTATTTCTGAGATATTTCTGGGTAAAATGAAACCAAACACGATATAGTTTGaatcatatttatttattcatatttattatcacttatttaattatcttttattaagtAAGCAAATATGATTCAAATTATATTGTGTTTGGTGTAACAAACATATTGGTAAAAGTTGTATGGGTCATagacaaattaaaaataaaaaattttgaattttgaattaatAATCTCACTTTATCGCCTTCAACAGCTTTAGAGCCTTTAACGTTTAGAGCCTGAACGCGTCGACTCTCAGTATCTTTTTCCTCTTTGATTTGTTCTTTCTACGTTCGGCATATCTAAGATGTCAGTTTCGAGGAATAGAATCATTTCTACCTGTTTATTTCGGCATTAAATGTACATATACTAGAGTATTTCTCAATATGTTTGACCAGACATGTCATAGGAAACATTTGCAAATTACAAAGGAGACttgataaatatataattcCTAAGTACTATATTGACataaaatattgttatattgGGAATATTATAACAATAAGTAATATTAAAAAACAAGTAAAGGGAAAAATGAGAAAGCTAATATTGtttcataataaataaatataaagtaaattatttttacatttaataaAACGTAGGTACTGTATTTAATTCAATCTTCTCAACagttttaatatttcttaaatattcatTGTGTTATTTCTTAAGATCTTTTTACCGTAGATGTTTTTACCGTGCCATTAATAATCAGTCTTgattttatttattgattttagtGTTATTATCATGTATTTTTTTAGTTACACAAAAAGATTTAAACAAGTGATCAAAGAAACCTTTAATATCTTTCGataatttaagaaataaaatacaagTTTATGTGGTCGCATAGTTATGGATTTATGGCCATACAGCCACAGTTTTGACAGAAaaatatctttctctctctatctctttgTTGATTCCCTCGGCACATCCCTAGGCCTCCATAAGCTCTATTGCTCTGATGCACTACCGATTTTCGATCAATTCTGCACCAATCACAGTGCGGATCTCGTGATCGTCGCCAGTATCTACCAACTTACAGTGACCATATCAAGTGTTACTCCCTTCTATCCTCAAATTGGCAGTGCCTGGATTGGATTCCGCGAAACCCTAGTCACcgaaataacaaaaatatgGACGATCATTTTAAGCCCATATTCATTCCTTATCAAGTACCTATTTGTCAATCCCATTATTTTGACCGTACAAcacagttgctgctgagtgccgagacgtgcagacgtgtgtccagtgccctgtgaagttcacaaaactccacgtgacgcccagctgacgaaagcaaatccaactaacctagccaggggttaacagcctctcgactagttctttcacactgaactaactagctcgatgatggctctatcatttccaacaagctccccggagcaaaattataacaccgccatgtttcctcccccgtggcaagagggcaacgcaactatcctggtaaatgaccatcacacgaaaaaacgaaagctcgaaccgaccaagacaaatgtaaacaagattcaaaccaaaccatcagccagccaagtgactacctacaatagattcccaattctggagtccacggaagactccatgattacaaccgaagaggtaaataatctccatactcaaagaattccccctcccccaccgatattcattaacgacgtaatcgacatacagtcaatgattaaaactatcgaaaaagacatcagcaaagaagactacaagctaaagattaacaacaaccaagtgaaaatactgccgtcccacccagacgcctatagaaagttaaccaagctattaaaaacgttaaacgccaaattccacacataccagctcaaacaagaaagaccatttcgagtggtgctacgcaatatccatcactcagtcgatctagacgaattaaaatgcgaactgtcaaatcacggccacgaagtaactaacatcagtaacattaggcatagaatcacaaaaaacccactatccttattttttatagacctaaaacaaaaaacaaacaataaagaaatctacaatatcaatcggctgatgaactccatagttaagttcgagccacctcttgtaaagaaagaaataatacaatgcaagaggtgtcaaaggtacggccacacgcagaagtactgcaatcacaacttccggtgcgtaaaatgtgcaggtaaccaccccactgaccaatgcactaaatccccggaaacccccgccaagtgtatccactgtcaaggagagcatcctgcgaactacaaaggatgctcagcctacaaatcgctacataatataaagtatccaaaactgagacccaaggacataaacatacatgaacctaaaccccaaaaactcaccacaccaacagtatcctatgcgcaggcaacgcaaggaaacgtgtacaactcgaaaacacacagtgtacacacagaaaatagaattcccaccccaccaagcactgacaactttaccagactcgaaaaacttatcgagaagcaaactgagcaaattaacaacttgctgtcactactcacacgcttcatggacaaattcataagcacagaagcaaaataaaaccaatgcgaatagctctgtggaacgccaacggtctagctcagcacaaagccgaactagaactattcttaaaacaacagcaaatcgatgtgatgctcatatccgaaacccacttcaccgacaaaaactacctcaaaatacacggctacaacttctaccacacccaacaccccagcggaaaggctcacggcggcaccggaatcataatcaagtcaaacatcaagcactacgaactacaaccattccagaaagactacctccaagcaacaaacgtagcaatagaagactgtcatggtacaatcaccacctcagctgtgtactgccctcccagacactccatcgccaaagaagactttgaccacttcctggacaccctgggcagcaaattcatagccggaggagactacaacgctaaacacgcccaatggggcagcagactggttacagtaagaggcaaaaacctcctcaacagcatattaaccaacaacctcaactaccttaccacgtacgaacccacacactggcccaccgacacaaacaaaatacccgatctccttgatttcttcataactaaaaatatctcgtcaagacacgtccaaatcaattcctcggctgatctctcctctgatcattcccccgtgatagtaacagtcagttcaactatcatcaagaatacacctaatggctccattcataaccaacacaccaactggcagctctttagagaagtctttacccacacaacttcagcctcaacctcactaaaaaccaatgatgaaatcgaagcagccacggaatacctaaatgcgagcataataaacgctatccgcgtctccacaccggcaaaaacatccaccagcaaccacgaatacccccagtacatactaaaaaaaatagcagaaaaacgtagactaagaaggatatggcagacccatagaacaccggaggacaaacgcaaactaaacaacgcaactagaaaactatccaaaaccataaagaactacaataatgaccgttttcacaaatatctcgccagcctgcccccacagccgactcaaactactcactatggaaagcctccaggaaactcacgcgccccccacaaataatacctccaatccgccgcccgcagggtggatgggcgcgtagccctatagaaaaagccaacctatttgccaaacatttgactgaagtattccaaccccattcctccatagccgcagcggacgtcaccgaatacctgcacactcccttccaaatgtcccctcctattcaacccttcacttctgcagagatcatagaagcaatcagtcgcctaaaccccaagaaagcagcaggtcacgaccaaataggaaataaagcaatcaaggaacttcccataaaagggattgcactcatcgcatcaatctttaacgccatcctccgccttgaacactttcctaaggcgtggaaaatctcactgatcaccctcatccccaaacccggtaaaccaatatatgaaaccagctcctatcgcccaatcagtctcttacctaccctgtctaaactattcgagaggatgctcacgaatcgtctccttccactcctagaagaattgaagactctcccagatcaccaattcggcttccgaaaacaacactcaacagtagagcaaatccaccgcataacccacataatcagtcaaacccttgaaaagaaaaaatactgctcagccgtattcctagacatccaacaggcattcgataaagtatggcatgaagggctactctacaagcttaaaaaaatcctaccccacccatactactccatcttaaaatcctacctaaccaacagacaattcatagttaaatgtctaggcgccacttccgcaacattcccaataaaatccggcataccgcaaggtagtgtcctcggacccctactattctccatctacactgcccgacttacccatatcaaacgaggtaacaatagcaacatttgccgacgacacagcactattagctacccacgcagacccggcaattgcctcatccactctccagcgaagtctcgactccatggaaaagtggttccaaaaatggggttttaaaataaacgaaaaaaaatcctcccatgtaaccttcacgctccgaaaacaaacctgcccccaggtcaccattaacaacacaataatcccaagcaaggactccgtaagatacctgggcatgaccctggacaggaggctaacttgggaaaaacatatctccgaaaaaacaaagcaactaaaggaaaaactaagaaaattctattggctcacgggccgacgctccaaactaaacatacagaacaaaataaccctctacaaggccgtaa contains these protein-coding regions:
- the LOC126924780 gene encoding protein spaetzle-like codes for the protein MKEHHTIVSVFNVAIVLLLVFNSAHSDSRRSYEEPRASSLGNWKWPLNQNNAMEETRSLTKMNTAKNGNIAFPDDHAASIQPRVGSVIPSCKGQSYCEDVPNYPTNLVKDIIARNPHLVNYTSVDMIDMLKPRLGEDSVETESFCASSEHVVLPKTAENMNNEWKYILNNEELKQGVRIEKCINEGQRCSIKYGIPMGYETTCKQKFVYNQLLGLEDDGSVAYQHFRFPSSCCCHVKFIGTSTRIGGRFSSPEDNSNNLKH